A region of Paenibacillus thiaminolyticus DNA encodes the following proteins:
- a CDS encoding nitroreductase family protein has translation MSKEFLDAVKKRRSIYAISKESVLSDEQLERLIGEAVLHTPSSFNSQSARVVVLLNEQHDKLWDLTTETLRQVVPAENFGSTQDKMTAFRNGYGTVLFFEDQAVIQGLQEQFALYKDNFPVWSEQSSGMLQFVVWTALEAEGYGATLQHYNPLINDAVSKEWNIPDTWKLIAQMPFGKPTAAPGEKQFAPLEDRLKVFK, from the coding sequence TTGAGTAAAGAGTTTCTCGACGCAGTCAAGAAAAGACGCAGCATTTATGCTATCAGCAAGGAGTCTGTACTGAGCGACGAGCAGTTGGAGCGCTTGATTGGAGAGGCTGTATTGCATACACCTTCCTCCTTCAACTCGCAGAGCGCCCGCGTCGTCGTCTTGTTGAACGAGCAGCACGACAAGCTGTGGGATTTGACGACCGAGACGCTGCGGCAGGTAGTGCCGGCGGAGAACTTCGGATCGACTCAAGACAAAATGACTGCCTTCCGCAACGGATACGGAACCGTTCTGTTCTTCGAAGATCAAGCGGTGATTCAGGGCCTGCAGGAGCAATTCGCTTTGTACAAAGACAATTTCCCGGTCTGGTCGGAACAGTCTTCGGGCATGCTGCAATTTGTCGTATGGACCGCACTGGAAGCGGAAGGCTATGGCGCAACCCTGCAGCATTACAATCCATTGATCAACGATGCGGTGAGCAAGGAATGGAACATACCGGACACTTGGAAATTGATCGCGCAAATGCCGTTCGGCAAGCCGACCGCAGCACCGGGCGAGAAACAGTTCGCACCGCTCGAAGATCGTCTGAAAGTGTTCAAATAA
- a CDS encoding winged helix-turn-helix transcriptional regulator has product MNKNNPVPCEVVVALDAIVGKWKPIILMQLITGGTKRFSELKRLNPDITQRMLTLQLRELEEQDLVQRVVYPVVPPKVEYSITEYGQSLVPILEAMHNWGKAHSERMNQKKKQQQAVETR; this is encoded by the coding sequence ATGAACAAGAACAATCCAGTGCCGTGCGAGGTCGTCGTCGCCTTGGATGCCATCGTCGGCAAATGGAAGCCGATTATTCTCATGCAGCTCATTACCGGAGGCACGAAGCGCTTCAGCGAGTTGAAGCGGCTGAATCCCGACATCACGCAGCGCATGCTGACACTGCAGCTGCGCGAGCTGGAAGAGCAAGATCTCGTGCAGCGCGTCGTCTACCCGGTCGTCCCGCCCAAGGTCGAGTATTCCATCACGGAATATGGCCAGAGCCTCGTGCCGATTCTGGAAGCGATGCATAATTGGGGCAAGGCCCATTCCGAACGGATGAACCAGAAAAAAAAGCAGCAGCAGGCCGTGGAGACCAGGTGA